The following is a genomic window from Candidatus Tectomicrobia bacterium.
GGTTCACCCAGATAGCCCTGAGCCGTTCCCACTGGACGGAATAGGTCTCGCGGCTGGTGTCGAACTGCTCGCCCCGGATGGCCGCCCAGACCTCGGCCTCGGATTTCTCGAGGGCGGCGGCCAAGCGGGCGACCGTGTCCCCGGCGGGGATGTCCCCGAACTTCTCGATCCGGTAGATGGTCCGGGCCGAAATC
Proteins encoded in this region:
- a CDS encoding helix-turn-helix transcriptional regulator codes for the protein MPQGLFKLRKEAGLSREKLGAKAQISARTIYRIEKFGDIPAGDTVARLAAALEKSEAEVWAAIRGEQFDTSRETYSVQWERLRAIWVNLERKDQAMMLRMAERLARK